The following are from one region of the Stigmatella ashevillena genome:
- the ygfZ gene encoding CAF17-like 4Fe-4S cluster assembly/insertion protein YgfZ produces the protein MEPLSLHFLHEQAGAHFSKLGDREAVADYGNSEAEYRAAREAVALHDASYRETLRITGEDRASFLHGMVTQEVKGLAPGATAYAALITAKGAMVADARLLKRETDLLMDLEPGTGAKVREFLDKYLISEDAELHEATGELALLRLLGPRTPEVLTAALGAPFEPLAPPLTRQVTLAGAPVVVLSPPAFAPQGVDLWVPREALETVWQALVAAGAAHGLKPLGFQALELLRVEAGVPRYGQDMVDTTIPLEANLTSAISYNKGCYIGQEVIARATFRGHMNRKLTGLLLGEAEAVPGTELRKGEKKVGWLTSVVRSPAQGQRVALGYVHRDHLDPGTELTLAEGPTVKVAPLPFSGTAL, from the coding sequence ATGGAACCGCTGTCGCTGCATTTTCTTCACGAGCAAGCAGGCGCCCACTTCTCGAAGCTAGGAGATCGGGAAGCGGTGGCCGATTATGGAAACTCGGAGGCCGAGTATCGCGCGGCCCGAGAGGCCGTGGCCCTCCATGATGCCTCCTACCGGGAGACGCTCCGGATAACGGGGGAAGACCGCGCGAGCTTCCTGCACGGCATGGTGACCCAGGAGGTGAAGGGGTTGGCCCCCGGTGCAACGGCCTACGCGGCGCTGATTACCGCCAAGGGCGCCATGGTGGCGGACGCCCGCCTGCTCAAGCGAGAGACGGACCTGCTGATGGACCTGGAGCCCGGGACGGGCGCCAAGGTGCGGGAGTTCCTGGACAAATACCTCATCTCCGAGGACGCGGAGCTCCACGAGGCGACCGGCGAGCTGGCGCTCCTCCGGCTGCTCGGCCCCCGGACGCCGGAGGTGCTGACCGCAGCCCTGGGAGCCCCCTTCGAACCCCTGGCCCCCCCGTTGACCCGGCAGGTGACCCTGGCCGGGGCGCCGGTGGTCGTGCTGAGCCCCCCGGCGTTCGCCCCGCAGGGGGTGGACCTGTGGGTGCCCCGCGAGGCGCTGGAGACCGTGTGGCAAGCCCTTGTGGCGGCGGGAGCGGCCCACGGGCTGAAGCCCCTGGGCTTCCAGGCGCTGGAGCTGCTGCGGGTGGAGGCAGGGGTGCCCCGCTACGGGCAGGACATGGTGGACACCACCATTCCCCTGGAGGCGAACCTCACCAGCGCCATCTCGTACAACAAGGGCTGCTACATCGGGCAAGAGGTGATTGCCCGAGCCACCTTCCGCGGCCACATGAACCGCAAGCTCACGGGGCTGCTCTTGGGAGAGGCCGAGGCCGTGCCCGGCACGGAGCTGCGCAAGGGCGAGAAGAAGGTGGGCTGGCTCACAAGCGTGGTGCGCTCACCGGCCCAGGGCCAGCGGGTGGCGCTGGGCTACGTCCACCGCGACCACCTGGACCCGGGCACGGAGCTCACCCTCGCCGAGGGCCCCACCGTGAAGGTGGCCCCCCTGCCCTTCAGTGGAACAGCTCTGTAG
- a CDS encoding translation initiation factor, whose translation MGKKDRKPEPAAPAAPFHNPFAALAGQREALPVGPAPQAAASKPEGRKGPAKAVVRMERKGRGGKEVTVVEQLGLPPAEREVWLKALKGALGCGGALEEDVLVLQGDHRERLPPLLEARGVRRVVVG comes from the coding sequence ATGGGCAAGAAAGACCGGAAGCCCGAGCCCGCCGCCCCCGCGGCGCCGTTCCACAACCCGTTCGCGGCGCTCGCCGGACAGCGTGAGGCGCTGCCGGTGGGGCCCGCGCCCCAGGCCGCCGCCTCCAAGCCCGAGGGGCGCAAGGGGCCCGCGAAGGCCGTGGTGCGCATGGAGCGCAAGGGGCGGGGCGGCAAGGAAGTGACGGTGGTGGAGCAACTGGGGCTGCCGCCCGCGGAGCGGGAGGTGTGGCTCAAGGCGCTCAAGGGCGCGCTGGGCTGCGGCGGCGCGCTGGAGGAGGACGTTCTGGTGTTGCAGGGAGACCACCGGGAGCGGCTGCCCCCCCTGCTGGAGGCGCGAGGGGTTCGCCGCGTCGTGGTGGGCTGA
- the dusA gene encoding tRNA dihydrouridine(20/20a) synthase DusA, with amino-acid sequence MKLSYPMPLCVAPMMDWTDRHCRFFHRQLSRRTLLYTEMLTTGAVLHGDRDRLLGFEPAEHPVALQLGGSEPAALAEAARIGEAWGYDEINLNVGCPSDRVQSGRFGACLMAEPELVARLVAAMRGAVRIPVTVKSRIAIDDMEEWPTLERFVRLVSAEGCSRFIVHARKAWLQGLSPKENRDIPPLRYELVYRLKAEFPSLDISINGGIKTLEAAAEHLRHVDGVMIGRAAYENPYLLAEADARLFGATEAPRDRHDVVETMLPYMEARRSQGAPLNAITRHMLGLFQGLPGARSWRRHLSENIHKPGAGPEVVTAALALVPRVSAAKVAAAPVPPGEGHSCPRI; translated from the coding sequence GTGAAGCTGTCCTATCCCATGCCCTTGTGCGTGGCGCCGATGATGGATTGGACGGACCGGCACTGCCGGTTCTTCCACCGTCAGCTCAGCCGCCGCACCCTGCTCTACACGGAGATGCTCACCACGGGCGCTGTCCTGCACGGGGACCGTGACCGGCTCCTGGGCTTCGAGCCCGCCGAGCACCCCGTGGCCCTTCAATTGGGAGGCTCCGAGCCCGCCGCCTTGGCCGAGGCCGCCCGCATTGGCGAGGCGTGGGGGTATGACGAGATCAACCTCAACGTCGGTTGCCCGAGCGATCGCGTGCAGTCAGGCCGATTTGGCGCGTGCCTGATGGCCGAGCCCGAGCTCGTGGCCCGGCTGGTGGCCGCGATGCGCGGGGCCGTGCGCATCCCCGTGACGGTCAAGTCGCGCATCGCCATCGATGACATGGAGGAGTGGCCGACGCTCGAGCGCTTCGTGCGCCTCGTCTCCGCCGAGGGGTGCTCGCGCTTCATCGTGCACGCGCGCAAGGCGTGGTTGCAGGGGTTGAGCCCCAAGGAGAACCGGGACATTCCCCCGCTGCGCTACGAGCTGGTCTACCGGCTCAAGGCCGAGTTCCCCTCGCTCGACATCAGCATCAACGGGGGCATCAAGACCCTGGAGGCCGCCGCCGAGCACCTGCGCCACGTGGACGGGGTGATGATCGGCCGGGCTGCCTACGAAAACCCGTACCTCCTGGCCGAGGCCGACGCGCGCCTCTTCGGGGCCACGGAAGCGCCCCGCGACCGCCACGATGTGGTGGAGACGATGCTGCCCTACATGGAGGCCCGCCGGAGCCAGGGCGCGCCGCTCAACGCCATCACCCGGCACATGCTTGGGCTCTTCCAGGGACTGCCGGGCGCCCGGTCCTGGCGCAGGCACCTGAGCGAGAACATCCACAAGCCGGGAGCAGGGCCCGAGGTGGTCACCGCCGCCCTGGCATTGGTGCCCCGCGTCTCCGCCGCCAAGGTGGCCGCAGCCCCGGTGCCTCCCGGTGAGGGGCATTCCTGCCCCCGCATATAA
- a CDS encoding LysR family transcriptional regulator yields MSTPHVAPPRAVDLSRVNLNLLVALDALLTEASVTKAATRLGLTQSALSHALRQLREVFGDALLIRGRGGMVLTPRAQQLAVPIRRGLLELQRALRDEPVFEPRTTAHRFTLATSDYFASILLPSLLALLGKEAPQVDLDLRPIDPRWTPELLESGAVDLIIQAFPNPAPALRQQKLFQDEFACLVRKDHPEVNRRLELAQYLRLPHALISPQGQGDGIVDQALAKQGLSRRIALRIPFFLAAPLVITRSDLVLTAPRRMVESFAQGWPLQVLKPPLTLPTFSAVQLWHERYEDEPAHRWLRNALLRATAHLS; encoded by the coding sequence ATGAGCACTCCTCATGTTGCCCCACCGCGGGCGGTGGACCTGTCCCGCGTCAACTTGAACCTCCTGGTCGCCCTGGATGCCCTGCTGACCGAGGCCAGCGTGACCAAAGCGGCCACCCGGCTGGGGCTCACCCAGTCGGCCCTGAGCCATGCGCTGCGCCAGCTCCGAGAGGTGTTTGGCGACGCGCTGCTCATCCGGGGGCGCGGGGGCATGGTGCTCACCCCCCGTGCGCAGCAGCTCGCCGTGCCCATCCGCCGGGGGCTGCTGGAGCTGCAACGGGCCCTGCGCGACGAGCCCGTCTTCGAGCCTCGCACCACCGCGCACCGGTTCACCCTGGCCACCAGCGACTACTTCGCCTCCATCCTCCTGCCGTCGCTGCTGGCGCTGCTGGGGAAGGAGGCGCCGCAGGTGGACCTGGACCTGCGCCCCATCGACCCGCGCTGGACGCCCGAGCTGCTCGAGAGCGGCGCGGTGGACCTCATCATCCAAGCCTTCCCGAACCCCGCCCCTGCCCTGCGCCAGCAGAAGCTGTTCCAGGATGAGTTCGCCTGCCTTGTCCGCAAAGACCACCCCGAGGTGAACCGCCGGCTGGAGCTGGCGCAATACCTGCGCCTGCCGCACGCGCTCATCAGCCCCCAGGGCCAGGGCGATGGCATCGTGGACCAGGCCTTGGCCAAACAGGGCCTGTCCCGCCGCATTGCCCTGCGGATCCCCTTCTTCCTCGCCGCCCCCCTGGTCATCACCCGCTCGGACCTGGTGCTGACGGCCCCCCGCCGCATGGTGGAAAGCTTCGCCCAGGGCTGGCCCCTCCAGGTGCTCAAGCCGCCCCTGACCCTGCCCACCTTCAGCGCCGTGCAGCTCTGGCACGAGCGCTACGAGGACGAGCCCGCGCACCGCTGGCTGCGCAACGCCCTGCTCCGCGCCACCGCCCACCTCTCGTGA
- a CDS encoding NmrA family NAD(P)-binding protein: protein MNSMQWPHFRERRIFLLVASFLSENAMSIVINTPNGTIGRGLAEKLLAAGKSLTVISRSPDKVAVLAKRGARVVEGSIDEQPVLERALAGAEALFWLTPPAARPDYHAWAVQAARAAAQSVKAHGVGRVVVLSSVGAQSGPGTGPVGVMKEVEAAFLAVSPNVTVMRPGFFMENLLRNLDTIAKAGAIFQPFPAAKRVPMVASEDIAAKAAEVFLDAAWKGHRYLGVHGPQDLSHLEVAEILSRELGQPVRYTEVTLEQARQGMLGAGMPGFLADLLLEMYQAIPEGRMDAAEPRTAETTTPTTLAHFAQEVLRPKVAAFAR, encoded by the coding sequence ATGAATAGCATGCAGTGGCCTCATTTCCGGGAGAGGCGCATCTTCCTCCTCGTTGCTTCCTTCCTCTCGGAGAACGCCATGAGCATCGTCATCAACACCCCCAACGGAACCATTGGCCGCGGCCTCGCGGAGAAGCTGCTGGCGGCGGGCAAGTCCCTCACCGTCATTAGCCGCAGCCCGGACAAGGTGGCAGTGCTGGCGAAGCGGGGCGCGCGTGTCGTCGAGGGGTCTATCGACGAGCAGCCCGTGCTGGAGCGCGCGCTCGCCGGCGCGGAGGCATTGTTCTGGCTGACGCCGCCCGCGGCCCGCCCGGACTATCACGCCTGGGCGGTGCAGGCCGCGCGGGCCGCCGCTCAGTCGGTGAAGGCCCACGGCGTGGGCCGCGTCGTTGTCCTGTCCAGCGTGGGCGCCCAGTCGGGCCCCGGCACGGGCCCCGTGGGCGTGATGAAGGAGGTGGAGGCGGCGTTCCTGGCCGTCAGCCCGAATGTCACCGTGATGCGCCCGGGCTTCTTCATGGAGAACCTCCTGCGCAACCTGGACACCATCGCGAAGGCGGGGGCCATCTTCCAACCCTTCCCCGCGGCCAAGCGCGTACCGATGGTGGCCTCCGAGGACATCGCGGCGAAGGCGGCCGAAGTGTTCCTGGACGCGGCGTGGAAGGGCCACCGGTACCTGGGCGTCCATGGGCCGCAGGATCTGTCGCACCTCGAGGTGGCGGAGATCCTCTCGCGGGAGCTGGGCCAGCCGGTGCGCTACACCGAAGTCACCCTGGAGCAGGCACGCCAGGGGATGCTCGGGGCCGGCATGCCCGGCTTCCTCGCGGACCTGCTCCTGGAGATGTACCAGGCCATCCCCGAGGGCCGGATGGACGCGGCCGAGCCCCGCACGGCGGAGACCACCACCCCGACGACGCTGGCGCACTTCGCCCAGGAAGTGCTCCGCCCCAAGGTCGCGGCTTTCGCCCGCTAG
- a CDS encoding VOC family protein produces the protein METNRIYRGRLIDHVHLVVKDVGASKRFYTAIFETLGIPLGGEGEGFFWADELFISSATSPAALGVLTGRTHLAFQAQDRPSVDRFHAAALAAGGKDNGAPGVRPYHPGYYAAFALDPDGNNIEAVHHGPAERSAESIVVRF, from the coding sequence ATGGAAACGAACAGAATCTACCGAGGGCGGCTCATCGACCACGTGCATCTGGTGGTGAAGGACGTGGGGGCCAGCAAGCGCTTCTACACCGCGATCTTCGAGACGCTGGGAATTCCTCTTGGTGGAGAGGGCGAGGGGTTCTTCTGGGCCGATGAGCTGTTCATCTCGAGTGCGACGTCCCCGGCCGCGCTCGGCGTGCTCACGGGCCGCACCCACCTGGCCTTCCAGGCCCAGGATCGGCCTTCGGTGGACCGCTTTCACGCGGCGGCGCTGGCCGCGGGCGGAAAGGACAACGGTGCCCCAGGCGTGCGCCCCTACCACCCCGGTTACTACGCCGCCTTCGCCTTGGACCCTGACGGCAACAACATCGAGGCGGTGCACCATGGCCCCGCCGAGCGGTCAGCCGAGTCGATCGTCGTCCGCTTCTAG
- a CDS encoding DUF3574 domain-containing protein, with the protein MLLLTLGLSLSACGDEEAACEVGSEMQFTELFFGMDRENAAPVSEAEWQGFVDTIVTPRFRDGLTMFDADGQYMMDTGNLVHENSKIIILLHDGSDTRSRDIDTIREEYKRQFQQEAVLRIDSTSCVAF; encoded by the coding sequence GTGCTCTTGCTGACCCTGGGCCTGTCCTTGTCGGCGTGTGGCGACGAAGAGGCGGCCTGCGAGGTCGGCTCGGAGATGCAATTCACGGAGCTGTTCTTTGGCATGGACCGGGAGAACGCGGCGCCCGTCAGCGAGGCGGAGTGGCAAGGGTTCGTCGACACCATCGTCACCCCTCGCTTCCGGGATGGGCTCACCATGTTCGACGCGGACGGCCAGTACATGATGGACACCGGCAACCTGGTGCACGAGAACAGCAAGATCATCATCCTGCTCCATGATGGCAGCGACACGCGCTCCCGGGACATCGACACCATCCGCGAGGAGTACAAGCGTCAGTTCCAACAGGAGGCCGTGCTGCGCATCGACTCCACCTCGTGCGTGGCTTTCTAG
- a CDS encoding cupin domain-containing protein, which produces MDVKHLSAFQGFSAEKLQKHNVFQSGRFFLDVYCVAPGQAQKPHQHALSDKVYLVLEGRCRFRLGAEEETHGPGATVFAPAGVEHGVANDGPDSARLLVLMTPPPEHA; this is translated from the coding sequence ATGGATGTGAAGCACCTGTCCGCCTTCCAAGGCTTCTCCGCGGAGAAGCTCCAGAAGCACAACGTTTTTCAGTCCGGGCGCTTCTTCCTGGACGTCTACTGTGTCGCCCCCGGGCAGGCCCAGAAGCCCCACCAGCACGCCCTGTCCGACAAGGTGTACCTCGTCCTCGAAGGCCGCTGCCGCTTCCGGCTCGGCGCCGAGGAGGAGACGCACGGCCCGGGCGCCACCGTGTTCGCCCCCGCCGGTGTCGAGCACGGCGTGGCCAATGACGGGCCGGACAGCGCCCGTCTCCTTGTCCTGATGACCCCCCCTCCGGAGCATGCATGA
- a CDS encoding dimethylarginine dimethylaminohydrolase family protein: MRTSHCAYQVAWTINPHMKVGAVSWSRARAQHRLFRRALRAAGAQLLELPFVHGAYDCVFAKDNAVLLEQEGQKRALLASPVFRERRQEQHARARVLDRLGFDIFSPPPAHFEGGDLVVLPGAHGALLGHGQRSSRHAAVMLEIFLGAPVTPLELKDPHLYHLDTALHVLSDGTALVCREAFTPAALRTLERTEGIHQVLSVPREEALGFGLNLVEVGHTVFVGGPAPWVELLLHAQGRRPVTLPLDQFHLAGGSAACLVSQLHPARQAVRERARPGGVRPEMLDARLGAGPLG; encoded by the coding sequence TTGCGCACCTCGCACTGTGCGTATCAGGTCGCGTGGACCATCAACCCGCACATGAAGGTGGGCGCCGTGAGCTGGAGCCGCGCCCGCGCTCAGCACCGGCTCTTCCGCCGCGCCCTGCGCGCCGCGGGCGCTCAGTTGCTGGAGTTGCCCTTCGTGCATGGTGCCTACGACTGCGTCTTCGCCAAGGACAACGCGGTGCTCCTGGAGCAGGAGGGCCAGAAGCGGGCCCTGCTCGCTTCCCCCGTGTTCCGTGAGCGCAGGCAGGAGCAGCATGCCCGCGCCCGCGTGCTGGACCGGCTTGGCTTCGACATCTTCAGCCCCCCTCCCGCCCACTTCGAGGGAGGAGATCTCGTGGTGCTGCCCGGCGCACACGGTGCGCTGCTCGGCCACGGCCAGCGCTCCTCACGGCACGCGGCGGTGATGCTGGAGATCTTCCTCGGCGCGCCGGTGACGCCGTTGGAGCTGAAGGATCCCCACCTCTACCACCTGGACACCGCCCTGCACGTGCTGTCGGACGGCACCGCGCTGGTCTGCCGGGAGGCTTTCACACCGGCAGCACTGCGAACCCTCGAGCGCACCGAGGGCATCCACCAGGTGCTGAGTGTCCCCCGGGAGGAAGCGCTCGGTTTTGGACTCAACCTCGTGGAGGTGGGCCACACCGTGTTCGTGGGAGGCCCGGCGCCCTGGGTCGAACTGCTGCTGCACGCCCAAGGCCGCCGTCCGGTGACACTCCCCCTGGATCAGTTCCACCTCGCGGGGGGAAGCGCGGCGTGTCTCGTTTCCCAGCTCCATCCGGCCCGCCAGGCTGTCCGTGAACGGGCCCGTCCAGGCGGTGTCCGTCCGGAAATGTTGGACGCAAGGCTTGGGGCTGGCCCTCTGGGGTGA
- a CDS encoding iron-containing redox enzyme family protein gives MWEQGEAGLEVKAIAGTRLGEQTGELDPGLLHQLLLHFNRARLSPSIPREDWEADVRRESHVRCLEGAFVEAERERIAERAAEAPEDPDAFVAWFEELKHTGPGQGDPLFPWLAADAPLEPFRWFLTQEVAGEAGFDDLVAMTQVKLPTRAKLELARNYWDEMGRGREEAMHGPMLAGLAEALSLTPTDEDTVWEAHALANLLVAFAANRRYTYHSVGALGAVELTAPGRAVCVNEGLQRLGFGMPVRRYYALHSTLDVKHSEAWNKEVLWPLVAEDPRVARPIAEGALMRLMAGARCFERYRQELGLVLSRA, from the coding sequence ATGTGGGAGCAGGGAGAGGCAGGGCTTGAGGTCAAGGCAATCGCTGGTACCCGCCTCGGTGAGCAGACAGGGGAGTTGGACCCTGGCTTGCTCCATCAACTGCTGCTGCACTTCAACCGGGCGCGCCTGAGCCCGTCGATTCCTCGGGAAGACTGGGAGGCGGACGTTCGGCGCGAGTCCCACGTGCGCTGCTTGGAGGGCGCATTCGTCGAGGCCGAGCGTGAACGGATCGCCGAGCGCGCCGCCGAGGCCCCCGAGGATCCGGACGCCTTCGTGGCCTGGTTCGAGGAACTGAAGCACACGGGGCCGGGGCAAGGAGACCCCCTCTTTCCATGGCTGGCCGCGGACGCGCCGCTGGAGCCGTTCCGCTGGTTCCTCACGCAGGAGGTGGCGGGGGAGGCGGGCTTCGATGATCTCGTGGCGATGACGCAGGTGAAGCTGCCCACGCGGGCCAAGCTGGAGCTGGCGCGCAACTACTGGGACGAGATGGGCCGGGGCCGGGAAGAGGCGATGCATGGCCCGATGCTGGCGGGGCTCGCCGAGGCGCTGTCACTCACCCCCACCGACGAGGACACCGTGTGGGAGGCGCATGCACTGGCCAACCTCCTCGTCGCCTTCGCGGCCAACCGCCGCTACACGTACCACTCCGTGGGGGCCTTGGGCGCGGTGGAGCTGACGGCCCCCGGCCGCGCGGTGTGCGTCAACGAGGGGCTCCAGCGGCTCGGGTTCGGCATGCCGGTGCGCCGCTACTACGCGCTCCACTCCACGTTGGACGTGAAGCACTCGGAGGCGTGGAACAAGGAGGTGCTCTGGCCCCTGGTGGCGGAGGATCCGCGCGTGGCGCGCCCCATCGCCGAGGGCGCGCTGATGCGCCTCATGGCGGGGGCGCGCTGCTTCGAGCGCTACCGCCAGGAACTGGGGCTGGTGCTGTCCCGGGCCTGA
- a CDS encoding vitamin K epoxide reductase/DsbA family protein, whose translation MSQKAPLPSPVPVRGALALLGLGIAESALSLFQWSQLLTLRAGGATVCGVSEHVNCETVWNSPFASRVHELFGIPVAGLGLLWGIVATALAGLYVAWRSGGHPVRPAVNGLRLTAAAGGVSTLVFAGVSAGSGVLCPTCLGTYALVIAFAAVAWRGLPGPVVPQAGEWGKTLTWTVGFAVAGFLALLIPGRATPKASSGESALPQMSATGEPASLEQYLKGLSAREQQQVSDALAQYRQDTPQPALAPARRRFGPVDAPVKVVEWTDSKCPHCKILVESVADLKRRVPEGKMSLEARQYPLDGACNPSIPPQYSDGSGTRCLAAKAQICLEAASDYWSLREKLFANQASLTGPKVMEIASSGTMPRSQLEACVNSPETAARLREDVSYAKQHDIHGTPLMVVNGREVPPSVPFLYALVMAGGDTSAPVWNVLPPPNPPQAHAH comes from the coding sequence ATGAGCCAGAAGGCCCCCCTGCCCTCTCCCGTCCCCGTCCGCGGCGCCCTGGCGCTGCTGGGCCTGGGCATCGCCGAGAGTGCGCTCTCCCTGTTTCAATGGTCTCAACTCCTCACGCTGCGCGCGGGTGGCGCCACGGTGTGTGGCGTCTCCGAGCACGTCAACTGTGAGACCGTCTGGAACTCGCCCTTCGCCAGCCGCGTGCACGAGCTGTTCGGCATTCCCGTGGCGGGGCTCGGCCTGCTGTGGGGCATCGTCGCCACGGCGCTCGCGGGCCTCTATGTGGCCTGGCGCAGCGGGGGCCACCCGGTGCGCCCCGCCGTCAACGGCCTGAGGCTCACGGCCGCCGCGGGGGGGGTGTCCACGCTCGTGTTCGCCGGGGTGAGCGCGGGCTCTGGGGTGCTGTGCCCCACGTGCCTGGGCACCTATGCGCTGGTGATTGCCTTCGCGGCCGTGGCGTGGCGCGGCCTGCCCGGTCCAGTGGTGCCCCAAGCGGGCGAGTGGGGAAAGACCCTGACGTGGACGGTGGGCTTCGCCGTGGCGGGCTTCCTCGCGCTGCTCATTCCCGGCCGGGCCACCCCGAAGGCCTCCTCGGGTGAGTCGGCGCTTCCTCAGATGAGCGCCACGGGCGAGCCCGCCTCGCTGGAGCAGTACCTGAAGGGCCTGTCCGCCCGGGAGCAGCAACAGGTGTCCGACGCCCTCGCGCAGTACCGCCAGGACACCCCGCAGCCGGCCCTGGCGCCCGCGCGTCGGCGCTTCGGCCCCGTGGATGCGCCGGTGAAGGTCGTCGAGTGGACCGACAGCAAGTGCCCCCACTGCAAGATCCTGGTGGAGTCCGTGGCGGACCTGAAGCGCCGCGTGCCCGAGGGGAAGATGTCCCTGGAGGCCCGGCAGTACCCGCTGGATGGGGCGTGCAACCCGTCCATCCCGCCGCAGTACAGCGATGGCTCGGGCACCCGGTGCCTCGCCGCCAAGGCGCAGATCTGCCTGGAGGCGGCTTCGGACTACTGGTCGCTGCGCGAGAAGCTCTTCGCCAATCAGGCGTCGCTGACCGGACCGAAGGTGATGGAGATCGCCTCGTCCGGCACCATGCCGCGCTCGCAGCTCGAGGCGTGCGTGAACAGCCCGGAGACGGCGGCGCGCCTGCGCGAGGACGTCTCCTACGCGAAGCAGCACGACATCCACGGCACGCCGCTCATGGTCGTCAACGGCCGGGAAGTCCCCCCCAGCGTGCCCTTCCTCTATGCCCTGGTGATGGCCGGAGGCGACACGAGCGCGCCCGTGTGGAACGTGCTGCCGCCCCCGAACCCACCGCAGGCCCACGCGCACTGA